One window of the Trachemys scripta elegans isolate TJP31775 chromosome 13, CAS_Tse_1.0, whole genome shotgun sequence genome contains the following:
- the TSHZ3 gene encoding teashirt homolog 3, which translates to MPRRKQQAPRRAAAYVSDELKAAALVEEDMEPDENAIDGEPSAKYVCPEKDYSKNCQSYQNSPAAEFSSHEMDSESHISETSDRMADFESSSIKNEEESKEVAIPLEDSAVSDSLEQMKAVYNNFLSNSYWSNLNLNLHQPTSEKNNGSSSSSSSSSSSCGSGSFDWHQTAMAKTLQQVSQSRILPEPSLFSTVQLYRQSSKLYGSIFTGASKFRCKDCSAAYDTLVELTVHMNETGHYRDDNHETDNNNPKRWSKPRKRSLLEMEGKEDAQKVLKCMYCGHSFESLQDLSVHMIKTKHYQKVPLKEPVTPVAAKIIPATRKKASLELELPSSPDSTGGTPKATISDTNDALQKNANPYITPNNRYGHQNGASYAWHFEARKSQILKCMECGSSHDTLQELTAHMMVTGHFIKVTNSAMKKGKPIIEAPVTPTITALLDEKVQSVPLAATTFTSPSNTPSSVSPKLNVEVKKEVDKERGIADDKMKEKEKSNEDEEKYDISSKYHYLTENDLEESPKGGLDILKSLENTVTSAINKAQNGTPSWGGYPSIHAAYQLPNMMKLSLGSSGKSTPLKSMFGNNEIVSPTKNQPLLSPPSSQTSPVPKTNFHAMEELVKKVTEKVIKVEEKMKEPEGKLSPVKRATPSPCSSEISEPLKMDASNDGGFKSQQNSPVPQRDSCKDSPTIEPVENGKEPVKSIASTLSSSTAIITDHPPEQPFVNPLSALQSVMNIHLGKAAKPSLPALDPMSMLFKMSNSLAEKAAVATPPLQCKKPDHLDRYFYHVNNDQPIDLTKGKSDKSCSLGSALLSSTSTSSASSSSTVTTAKTSAVVSFMSNSPLRENALSDISDMLKNLTESHTSKSSTPSSISEKSDIDGTTIEEPEETTPAQKRKGRQSNWNPQHLLILQAQFAASLRQTSEGKYIMSDLSPQERMHISRFTGLSMTTISHWLANVKYQLRRTGGTKFLKNLDTGHPVFFCNDCASQIRTPSTYISHLESHLGFRLRDLSKLSNEQINNQIAQTKSPSEKLVTSSPEEEIGTSYQCKLCNRTFASKHAVKLHLSKTHGKSPEDHLLYVSELEKQ; encoded by the coding sequence CCTATGTTTCAGATGAACTGAAGGCCGCAGCACTGGTGGAGGAAGACATGGAACCTGATGAAAATGCAATTGATGGGGAACCTTCAGCAAAATACGTGTGTCCGGAAAAAGACTACAGTAAGAACTGCCAGAGCTACCAAAACTCTCCAGCTGCTGAATTTTCCAGCCATGAAATGGACAGTGAGTCACACATCAGTGAGACAAGTGACCGAATGGCAGATTTTGAAAGCAGCTCTATCAAAAATGAGGAAGAGAGCAAGGAGGTGGCAATACCACTTGAAGATTCTGCTGTATCTGATAGCTTAGAACAAATGAAAGCCGTATATAATAACTTCCTTTCCAATTCCTACTGGTCCAATCTCAATTTGAATCTCCACCAGCCGACTTCAGAAAAGAacaatgggagcagcagcagtagcagcagcagcagtagcagttgTGGGAGTGGTAGCTTTGACTGGCATCAGACTGCTATGGCAAAGACACTGCAGCAAGTTTCTCAGAGCAGAATTCTTCCTGAACCAAGTCTTTTTAGCACAGTTCAGTTGTACAGACAAAGCAGTAAGCTTTATGGCTCTATATTTACTGGAGCCAGTAAATTCCGTTGTAAAGACTGCAGTGCAGCCTATGACACTTTAGTAGAATTAACAGTGCACATGAATGAAACAGGACATTATCGAGATGACAACCATGAAACTGATAACAATAACCCTAAAAGATGGTCCAAACCTCGTAAACGTTCTTTGCTTGAAATGGAAGGGAAAGAAGATGCCCAGAAAGTATTAAAGTGTATGTACTGTGGCCATTCATTTGAATCTCTTCAGGACTTGAGTGTTCAtatgatcaaaacaaaacactaccaAAAAGTGCCTCTGAAGGAACCTGTTACACCTGTAGCAGCAAAAATTATCCCAGCTACTAGAAAAAAAGCATCACTGGAGCTTGAACTTCCAAGCTCTCCAGATTCCACAGGCGGGACACCAAAAGCAACAATCTCGGACACCAACGACGCGCTACAAAAGAATGCAAATCCTTACATTACGCCAAATAATCGTTACGGTCACCAGAATGGTGCCAGCTACGCTTGGCATTTTGAGGCAAGGAAATCTCAAATTCTCAAATGCATGGAGTGTGGAAGTTCCCATGATACTTTGCAGGAACTCACTGCCCACATGATGGTGACAGGACATTTTATAAAAGTCACCAACTCTGCCATGAAGAAAGGGAAGCCAATTATAGAAGCCCCAGTGACGCCAACAATAACAGCTCTACTAGACGAAAAAGTACAGTCTGTGCCACTCGCAGCCACCACTTTTACATCTCCCTCCAACACGCCTTCTAGTGTCTCCCCAAAATTGAATGTTGAAgtaaaaaaagaagtagataaagAGAGAGGGATTGCTGAtgacaaaatgaaagagaaagagaagtcAAATGAAGATGAGGAAAAGTATGATATCTCCTCAAAATATCATTATTTGACTgaaaatgacctggaagaaagccCTAAAGGGGGGCTAGATATTTTAAAGTCTTTAGAAAACACAGTAACATCAGCTATAAACAAAGCCCAGAATGGTACACCAAGCTGGGGTGGCTACCCCAGTATTCATGCTGCCTACCAGCTACCTAACATGATGAAGCTGTCGTTGGGTTCATCAGGAAAAAGTACACCCTTAAAATCTATGTTTGGAAACAATGAAATAGTGTCACCAACTAAAAACCAGCCCCTACTGTCGCCACCAAGCAGTCAAACCTCCCCTGTGCCAAAAACGAACTTTCATGCCATGGAAGAACTGGTAAAGAAAGTCACTGAGAAAGTGATTAAAGttgaggaaaaaatgaaagaacCTGAAGGAAAGCTCTCTCCAGTGAAACGTGCGACACCTTCGCCATGCAGCAGCGAAATCAGTGAACCCCTCAAAATGGATGCTTCCAACGATGGTGGTTTTAAAAGCCAACAGAACAGCCCAGTTCCTCAGAGGGATAGTTGCAAGGATAGTCCAACTATAGAACCAGTGGAAAATGGTAAAGAGCCTGTAAAGTCAATTGCAAGTACATtaagcagcagcacagctattATTACAGATCATCCTCCTGAACAACCATTTGTAAATCCATTAAGtgcactgcagtctgtcatgaATATTCATCTTGGGAAAGCAGCAAAGCCATCTTTGCCTGCTCTGGATCCAATGagcatgctttttaaaatgagcaaCAGTTTGGCAGAAAAGGCTGCAGTGGCCACCCCACCTTTGCAGTGCAAAAAACCAGACCACTTAGACCGTTATTTTTATCATGTCAACAATGACCAACCCATAGATTTGACGAAAGGCAAGAGTGACAAAAGCTGCTCTTTGGGTTCAGCGCTTTTGTCATCCACATCAACATCTTCTGCATCTTCTTCATCTACAGTGACAACAGCAAAGACATCTGCAGTCGTGTCATTCATGTCAAACTCGCCGCTACGCGAGAATGCCTTGTCAGATATATCTGATATGCTGAAGAACCTGACAGAAAGTCACACATCAAAATCTTCcacaccttccagcatatctgAGAAATCTGACATTGATGGTACCACAATAGAGGAACCAGAAGAGACTACACCAGCTCAGAAAAGGAAGGGACGTCAGTCTAACTGGAACCCTCAGCACTTGCTCATTCTGCAGGCCCAGTTTGCAGCCAGTTTACGACAGACATCAGAGGGAAAATACATTATGTCAGACTTGAGCCCTCAAGAAAGAATGCACATTTCAAGGTTTACGGGACTCTCAATGACCACAATTAGCCACTGGCTAGCCAATGTGAAATACCAGCTCCGAAGGACGGGAGGAACTAAGTTCCTTAAAAATTTGGACACTGGGCATCCAGTGTTCTTTTGTAATGACTGTGCTTCACAGATCAGAACTCCTTCAACTTATATCAGTCACCTCGAATCACATCTAGGTTTCAGGTTAAGAGACCTGTCCAAACTGTCCAATGAACAGATTAACAATCAGATAGCACAAACAAAGTCACCATCTGAAAAACTGGTGACATCATCTCCAGAGGAAGAAATTGGAACTTCCTATCAGTGTAAACTTTGTAACAGGACTTTTGCAAGCAAGCATGCTGTTAAACTTCATCTTAGTAAAACACATGGGAAGTCACCAGAGGATCATCTTCTGTATGTTTCGGAGTTAGAGAAGCAGTAG